The Apostichopus japonicus isolate 1M-3 chromosome 12, ASM3797524v1, whole genome shotgun sequence sequence ggaAGTTAACCCgctggtgagagtaatcagaggtgaaaTTAATGGTGCTATGGAAGGAATTGATTTGATGGATGAAGGTAAGcagtacttcgagatgcatcgtctgcagccaccacactgttgaatccaattccatcaccagtcACAGCACCCAACTCACACACAATAccaagggtcacatcacttgtaCAACTTTTAATGTCATCTATCTTATATCTTGTAGAGTTTGCTGCATCCAGCATCTTGGTTAAACCAAAACCACACTCAAAAGCGGTTCTATGGttacagatccacagtcaataccatgaagactgagagaACACTCTAACCTTCCCAAGGGTACAATTATCGACATTTCCCTACATAATCCTAAGGTAGTCCTCCTGACCTCAGTAGTACGACTCAGCAGTCATAGACTGTGGATGCAAcaccttcgcaccattcaacttCACGGGTttaacattcaggaaggacatgacttaCCTATCTTCTGCTCCCCCTCCCTCAGTTTCCCATTGTTCCCCTCTTCTACCCCTACTCCTAGCTCTCTTCCTTTCTGCCTGTGGCCTTTATTCCATACCTTCCCCTTCGATCATCTGTGTCCCTCTACAATGTATATCCTACATATATtcttccccctgttggtttcttgcTTCTCTCCATTCCTTGTCTACTTATCCTCTCAAATCAATCTCGTTTGTGTTCAtcctgctcattaacctatctGTGTTCgttctgtgcttgtatttgtccCTCGTAGTttatgttacttgtcatttagcctctgaagcagatactgctaggatcgaaacgtcaggctcacttacttttacacatttattGTTAATTAGTATGAGGCTTACATTAAATATACTGCTTATTGCTACTGTAGGCTCAAAGTTTATATCAGAACTATTGCGATGATGAATTTGCGTGTTAAAGATATTACATACCAATTGGACGAATGATCTCtctaaaaaaaaccttctaaTACTGctataatatacataatattttTTAAGATAAGTAAACATATGAGAGGTGAACATTAAAATGCACTCACGTGTGTTTCTTCGAATAAATTCATATGCTGCCCTGCAACAGTGTATACCATATACCTTATAGCGGCTAATGTTTGCTACAGTTTAACCATTCATAGGTGTATATAAGCCGTATACCCTAATAACATTTTAAGTCGGTATGGTGCAAAGAGAAGTCATTGTCACACTTGTGTAAATTTATTTAAAGTTCAAAGTATCTGCACTTAAGATAACATATTTAACAATGTCAATAGTGTGAATCGCTATGCAACAAAGggatgatgaatattcaataactCATAAGACATTGGCATTAACATATGTACTTGGGCCAAAGTTGAAAAGTGTTTAGCTGACTGAGGATTGCCCATTACCCACTGCATTTATATTTGGGGAACgtgtgtttatttatataatgGTCGTACCGCATGTAAGGGTAATTGCCTATTTTAGTTCATacgtgcgggggggggggggggttgttacaGAAAGTTATCGGTACGTGTCATACATTGCAAACCATAGTTTAAATCACAGAATAGTTGTttaatttggcaaaaaaagtaGGAAAATGATTGCAAAATAACCAAAGTCAAACACAGTAATTCAGGGACTCACAATTCGGTAAAAGTTgttgaaaaattcgggcagcatCCGGGCAGTTACTTTTGGCTGTTATCTTTCTTCGAACAACATTGTGCACAGACCCACCAGAATAGCCCTGTTTAAATATACTTAGCTAGTGTCCTTCGTAGTAACATAATTCTATCTCAATTATTGCATTATAGCACTATTGACTGCAGCCATGCAGAGGTGGGCCTTTTAGTAATTAGACAAGGAAATTTCGGATATTATTATTCGAATGTAGAACACCTTTACAAACAGTTGCATACTAAGCTGGAGTAGGAGGGCGGTCCGACCGGGCACCAGTAAGGGATATGACGTTATGCCACGGcccaaaatataaagagaaaaatagaaaataaatataaatgagaaTTCCTAACCATTCTATAAGTTCAAAGCTTTGCCATCAATTTTGCACCGTTTTGCATCTAAACCAACTAACTTTAACTTAAATTCTCAAAGGGGAAGAGGAAacccttcccttagacccctgcCTCATGACGGTATGCCCAGCAAGTGGTGACAAAGGAAAAATACGTCCCGGGTGCTAACTATTAAATGTGTGCTACTGCTTACAAATGCCACTTTCTATAATATCATCCCCATAACCGATATCAGCGTGTTTCATGCGGCTCACGTATTAAGTTTCGAAATTTCGGAGAAGGTTTCAAACTTCGGCCAAAAACTTTCTGCCTCAACCACCCTCCCTAAATTGGGACTATTTCGTACGCCTATGGTACCAAAAAGATATAACAAAGTCGTGTTCCTTGCCTCTACTTTTTGAGCCCCGTAAGTGTGTCGTCGTTTTTGACAccatttttcaacttttacaaataacatatatactgaGTGTTATAGATGTACAAGTGTCACCTGAACTTACAAATGTTACATCCCATTCAATTCAAATACTCATGCAAGACATTTAATATGAGTAATGATTTTTAACACATGGATGACTGTGACTTGACTTTTTGCCATATTTAATAGTGGAAACCAGATTTGGTAAGATTTGGTCCAGGCGTCACAGCCTTGTATTCTTTTCTAAAATCGATCATTACAATTCAAAAATAAATGGCACGGGGGAGACACTATACAAACgcagaataatttgcaattgGCATCATAAATTCGAAAGAGTGTAAATTacacaaaaaaacatgtttccGTGCTCTGACTTTATTTCTTGAATGTCTTACGTTCGAGGAAACGAGAGAAAGTTATGGAGCTAAAATAATAATGTTTAACAATTTTCTCttattatttcattaaacaAGAATTGTGATTTTCAATAATATTCCGTCAGTTAGACAAGTAGCCATCATGTGTTAATAACTCACGTGAAATTACGAAGTATAACGACCAATGATGTACGGTACATTGTAACTGTATTATTTTGAGTATAGTTTTACATGTTTGACGACAGCTAGTTGTCTGTAACCTTATGTGGGAAAGTGATTCAAAGAGAAGATGACAAGTTAATGTCTTTCCTAGGTAAGAACACACTTAGAAATACTAAACAAATGTCCCCTGACGCTAACTGTGAGCAGGAACGCCCAAAAAGTTAGCTCAGAATCACCTTATATGTAcagcaatatgttttttttcttttaatgaaaGGCTAATTTGTTTTAGCACATAATACTCTTATAAGAACGTCGTGTGTATCTTGAAAGTGCATGGATTAATATTCATCCCTTATTTTGTATGTTGTTTGTTCAAATAGAGCCTTGCAGCCCTTTCTGATtaaatttctttattatttttacacaaatgtaaatattcattCAGGAATATCTCAAAGAGAACGATAGCAGTAAGTTAGCATAGATCATGTTATCAGAAATTAGCTACATCAGTTCAACAAGAGATAGTTTTATCACTCTTTGACTTTCTTCTAATTGCCTTTGCGCTATTTGGGTTGTAAAAGTTTATATCGCCATCCATTCTGCCGATTGTGAGTAACATAGACTCtagatttatttttattctgtGCGAATTATCTACATAGAAAGAGAACAATAACCGATTGTTTCCCAGTGAGTGTACCAGGATGTGTTCTTTACCCCACAAAATAAATAGTTGATCTAGTTGCTTACTAACAGTTATACTCATCGGTGCCAACTCTGGCCTAGTCaaattgttatatttacatCGCAGGAATCCATGATCGTTATACTGAAGGGCTTTATTTTTCAAAGTGGTGCACACAAAAATTTTATTAGGATCAACGATGGCTGTTATTTCGAAGGGCCAGTCGCCATCCATGCCCtccaaaaatattgtctttatGTTCTTTAACTTTAAGTCAAAAACGTCTACCTTCCTGGACTGAAAAAATGCAATCAAAATATGTTCTTCCCTTGACGCCATACAAGTTACCTCTCCATTGAGTGCTGCAGCGTCAAGTGGCATTTTCATTTCGTATTTATACAGTTGTAATGTACGATCTGAGCAAGTAGCTATCAACTGAGCTTTTTCCAAAAAGCAGAGGAATCTTGGCCACATTATTCGGTCAGTCGGTTCGTATATTTCTTTGCTTGCTAATGGTTCCAATCCTGAAAACAGATcaataaatgttacattcatcCTGTCGTTGTATCCACATACGGCTATTTTATCGGACGCGTCCAGCATGAAATGAGACGTACGCCATCCATGAATTTCTGGTCGATATCTCCCAACCTTTATCCTGCATGGAGAAAATGTCTAGACTGATTGAACTATTGGTTTGTGATTCAGTACTCATGTTTGGTTACTCCATTTCCTTACCAGTCACACACATGTAACAACGTTTAGAGTCACTTAAACACAACAAAGTATGTACTGACACGAGAAACCCAgtgttgaaaaacaaattgttgaacGGTA is a genomic window containing:
- the LOC139977260 gene encoding uncharacterized protein isoform X1, producing MTVSRQRKVSTVHIWSCETLPSIMTTKKLKPVNKIKVGRYRPEIHGWRTSHFMLDASDKIAVCGYNDRMNVTFIDLFSGLEPLASKEIYEPTDRIMWPRFLCFLEKAQLIATCSDRTLQLYKYEMKMPLDAAALNGEVTCMASREEHILIAFFQSRKVDVFDLKLKNIKTIFLEGMDGDWPFEITAIVDPNKIFVCTTLKNKALQYNDHGFLRCKYNNLTRPELAPMSITVSKQLDQLFILWGKEHILVHSLGNNRLLFSFYVDNSHRIKINLESMLLTIGRMDGDINFYNPNSAKAIRRKSKSDKTISC
- the LOC139977260 gene encoding uncharacterized protein isoform X3 → MTVSRQRKIWSCETLPSIMTTKKLKPVNKIKVGRYRPEIHGWRTSHFMLDASDKIAVCGYNDRMNVTFIDLFSGLEPLASKEIYEPTDRIMWPRFLCFLEKAQLIATCSDRTLQLYKYEMKMPLDAAALNGEVTCMASREEHILIAFFQSRKVDVFDLKLKNIKTIFLEGMDGDWPFEITAIVDPNKIFVCTTLKNKALQYNDHGFLRCKYNNLTRPELAPMSITVSKQLDQLFILWGKEHILVHSLGNNRLLFSFYVDNSHRIKINLESMLLTIGRMDGDINFYNPNSAKAIRRKSKSDKTISC
- the LOC139977260 gene encoding uncharacterized protein isoform X2, yielding MVIFIDYINVIWSCETLPSIMTTKKLKPVNKIKVGRYRPEIHGWRTSHFMLDASDKIAVCGYNDRMNVTFIDLFSGLEPLASKEIYEPTDRIMWPRFLCFLEKAQLIATCSDRTLQLYKYEMKMPLDAAALNGEVTCMASREEHILIAFFQSRKVDVFDLKLKNIKTIFLEGMDGDWPFEITAIVDPNKIFVCTTLKNKALQYNDHGFLRCKYNNLTRPELAPMSITVSKQLDQLFILWGKEHILVHSLGNNRLLFSFYVDNSHRIKINLESMLLTIGRMDGDINFYNPNSAKAIRRKSKSDKTISC